A window of the Pogona vitticeps strain Pit_001003342236 chromosome 4, PviZW2.1, whole genome shotgun sequence genome harbors these coding sequences:
- the ADIG gene encoding adipogenin, whose product MKYPLVPLINDLTFPVLFFWFCLPFGILLILLIFWFQHLLKEAQVPITKEIKMPPSDNPDGNADLSSESESRGDDSHTTPYRRASKTDTRMTPPVKNLGPRPAHLSSKITFKRKGLCAVISDRLDQCIKQYCSENNSVYNTLVLLCVLLTSLLFSLLCQLVEVSSLVRIQLLPSSLFVRPFRLLAWLGEKPVKIMISLKQEISALSASIMRKKEKNNIWS is encoded by the exons ATGAAGTATCCCCTGGTCCCATTAATCAATGATCTAACATTTCCtgtccttttcttctggttttgtttGCCTTTTGGGATACTATTGATCTTGCTCATTTTCTGGTTTCAGCATCTACTTAAAGAAG CCCAAGTACCCATTACTAAAGAGATAAAAATGCCACCTTCTGACAATCCTGATGGGAACGCTGACCTGTCGTCTGAAAGTGAATCCAGGGGAGATGACAGCCACACCACACCATACAGAAGAGCTTCAAAAACTGACACAAGAATGACACCGCCTGTGAAAAATTTAGGCCCCAGACCCGCTCATCTGAGTTCAAAAatcacattcaagagaaaaggcTTATGTGCTGTTATTTCAGACAGATTGGACCAGTGCATAAAACAGTATTGCTCTGAGAATAACTCTGTGTATAATACACTGGTG CTGCTGTGCGTTTTGCTGACATCTCTCCTCTTCAGCCTTCTCTGCCAGTTGGTTGAGGTCTCCAGTCTTGTAAGAATTCAGCTCCTGCCTTCATCTCTGTTTGTCCGTCCATTTCGACTCCTTGCCTGGCTGGGCGAAAAGCCTGTGAAAATCATGATCTCTCTGAAGCAAGAAATATCTGCTCTGTCAGCTTCCATcatgaggaagaaagaaaaaaataacatctgGAGCTAA